In Synechocystis sp. PCC 6714, the following are encoded in one genomic region:
- a CDS encoding lmo0937 family membrane protein: MLDMVWTAVIILFILWLLGFSINIGGSLIHLLLILVLIGIIYNLFIKKRLG; encoded by the coding sequence ATGTTAGACATGGTTTGGACGGCTGTTATTATTCTCTTTATTCTTTGGTTGTTGGGATTCTCCATCAACATTGGCGGAAGTTTAATTCATTTACTTCTGATCCTAGTCTTGATCGGCATTATTTATAATTTATTCATCAAAAAAAGACTTGGCTGA
- a CDS encoding CsbD family protein produces MFSLQQLRRFYYRLTLTVILLVTVTFSFGAEKSWATMPITELINSTQPQIATMNRINAMSKDVEGKTQEAIGNLTGDPKNQMMGKAKQVQSQAMNAAEDVKESTELKGRAKAIAKNLEGKAQEMKGNITDNSQDKIMGQAKQTESQARNLVEDVKDMFR; encoded by the coding sequence ATGTTTTCTTTGCAACAATTACGTCGCTTTTACTATCGGTTAACCTTGACCGTCATTTTGTTAGTTACTGTTACCTTTAGTTTTGGTGCCGAAAAATCTTGGGCTACCATGCCCATTACCGAATTAATCAACTCTACCCAACCCCAGATTGCCACTATGAATCGCATCAATGCCATGTCCAAAGATGTGGAAGGCAAAACCCAGGAGGCGATCGGTAATCTCACTGGCGATCCGAAAAATCAAATGATGGGTAAGGCCAAACAGGTGCAAAGCCAAGCAATGAATGCCGCTGAGGATGTCAAAGAAAGTACGGAATTAAAAGGCCGAGCTAAAGCTATTGCCAAAAATCTTGAGGGTAAAGCCCAGGAAATGAAGGGCAATATAACCGATAACTCCCAAGACAAAATTATGGGCCAAGCTAAACAAACGGAAAGCCAAGCTCGCAATTTAGTTGAAGATGTCAAAGATATGTTCCGCTAA